A single Tuberibacillus sp. Marseille-P3662 DNA region contains:
- a CDS encoding M23 family metallopeptidase gives MSKIDDIRQRHAARKKGIKSFSGRQSETIKSHGTSSQRPDHDLNSVHPLFRTQSFIIKCMIAIVLILVVAIIDKQQGATFDQTKHVVQQTLNRDVNFTKLSSWYEDTFGSSPVAFFPSLTDQDQAKKTTGQGAKKQEADYAVPVSGQVSESFSTQTNGILMATKPGSAVTAVKSGTVISIENKEGIGKTVIIQHNNAESWYGKMDGVKVKPYEFVQQGQKIGSVKKDQDQERGTFYFALKNGDHFVDPIQVISFD, from the coding sequence GTGAGCAAAATTGATGACATCAGACAGCGCCATGCTGCACGAAAGAAAGGAATAAAATCGTTTTCGGGTCGTCAATCAGAGACGATAAAATCTCATGGGACCTCCTCGCAAAGACCTGATCATGACCTTAATAGTGTCCATCCATTATTTCGCACACAATCATTTATCATTAAATGCATGATTGCGATCGTCTTAATTCTTGTTGTGGCGATTATAGATAAACAGCAGGGGGCAACGTTTGATCAAACAAAACATGTGGTTCAGCAAACGTTAAACCGAGATGTTAATTTTACCAAACTCTCATCATGGTATGAGGACACCTTTGGTTCCTCGCCCGTCGCTTTTTTTCCCAGTTTAACGGATCAAGATCAGGCTAAAAAAACAACGGGTCAAGGAGCCAAGAAACAGGAAGCTGATTATGCTGTGCCGGTGAGCGGTCAGGTGTCAGAGTCGTTCTCAACTCAAACTAACGGTATTTTAATGGCTACCAAGCCAGGGTCAGCTGTTACAGCTGTTAAAAGTGGTACGGTTATTTCAATTGAAAATAAAGAGGGCATTGGTAAAACCGTCATCATTCAGCATAATAATGCTGAATCATGGTATGGCAAAATGGATGGTGTTAAGGTTAAACCTTATGAATTTGTTCAACAAGGCCAAAAAATTGGTTCGGTAAAAAAAGATCAGGATCAGGAGAGAGGGACGTTCTACTTTGCTTTAAAAAATGGTGATCATTTTGTCGATCCCATACAGGTGATTTCTTTTGATTAA
- the mreD gene encoding rod shape-determining protein MreD — protein MTLFFLILILFVFFIFQGTAMDVFSAEWFGFQFADVPHFVLIGLVMIAVFHKRSTAIVLAVSFGLLTDIIYTNVLGVYGFCLPITVYLVTGLNRLLHMNIFVIFFMAVFSVAILEMSVYEIYSLIGNVNMDLSHFWTVRMPPVLILNGVALILLFYPLRNLILKLKNREEDE, from the coding sequence TTGACTCTGTTTTTCTTGATCTTGATCCTCTTTGTTTTTTTTATATTCCAAGGGACGGCTATGGACGTCTTCTCAGCTGAGTGGTTTGGTTTCCAATTTGCCGACGTGCCCCATTTTGTGCTCATCGGCTTGGTTATGATCGCTGTTTTTCATAAACGTAGTACAGCCATTGTACTGGCTGTTAGCTTTGGATTGCTGACGGATATTATTTATACAAATGTGCTGGGTGTTTATGGATTCTGCTTGCCTATAACTGTTTATTTGGTTACGGGATTGAACCGGTTACTGCATATGAATATCTTCGTCATCTTTTTCATGGCGGTTTTCTCGGTTGCAATTTTAGAAATGAGTGTCTACGAAATTTATAGTTTGATTGGTAATGTGAACATGGACCTTTCTCATTTTTGGACAGTTCGAATGCCGCCAGTTCTTATTCTCAATGGTGTTGCCTTAATATTATTGTTTTATCCCTTAAGAAATTTGATATTAAAGCTAAAAAATAGAGAAGAAGACGAATAA
- a CDS encoding M50 family metallopeptidase, which translates to MIKKWYKSVRIHPVFWFILGAGIMTGHFWEVVTVFFIVLVHELGHAAAALFFKWRVTEIVLLPFGGVAKVEEFGNKTLKEELIVTLAGPFQHLWLPLLSWILVMTNFWNEANHIMFMEKNVMILLFNLIPVWPLDGGKVLHIIFSKLWPFKVAYRRTMMASLVLMAILMIIMYTFHMFTLNFMLIMTFIGFVILKEWRQMNYVFMRFLLDRWESGQQQTSKVKRIKVKPEATMHQVCEGFYRGVRHSVMIADPRSQQSLDDVLVLEAYFRRHPQCTIQELLS; encoded by the coding sequence TTGATTAAAAAATGGTACAAAAGCGTTCGGATTCATCCCGTGTTTTGGTTTATACTCGGCGCAGGTATCATGACCGGTCACTTTTGGGAAGTTGTGACCGTTTTTTTTATTGTATTAGTCCATGAACTCGGACATGCCGCGGCTGCTTTGTTTTTTAAATGGCGGGTGACAGAAATTGTGCTACTCCCATTTGGTGGTGTTGCTAAAGTAGAGGAATTTGGAAATAAGACATTGAAAGAAGAATTGATCGTTACATTGGCAGGTCCCTTTCAGCATCTGTGGCTGCCCCTCTTATCTTGGATATTAGTTATGACCAATTTTTGGAATGAGGCCAACCATATAATGTTCATGGAAAAAAACGTCATGATCCTATTATTTAATTTAATTCCCGTTTGGCCTTTGGATGGTGGTAAAGTTTTACATATCATTTTTTCCAAACTATGGCCATTTAAAGTAGCCTACCGGAGAACGATGATGGCTTCGCTGGTGTTAATGGCGATACTCATGATAATAATGTATACTTTTCACATGTTTACTTTAAATTTTATGCTCATTATGACTTTTATTGGATTTGTTATTCTAAAAGAATGGCGGCAAATGAACTACGTGTTTATGAGATTTTTATTAGATCGGTGGGAATCAGGCCAACAGCAGACATCGAAAGTAAAGCGAATTAAAGTTAAACCTGAGGCAACGATGCATCAAGTGTGTGAAGGCTTTTACCGTGGAGTACGGCATTCAGTTATGATTGCTGATCCCCGTTCCCAGCAATCACTAGATGACGTGCTGGTGTTAGAGGCTTACTTCCGCAGGCATCCGCAATGTACGATTCAAGAATTGCTGTCTTAA
- the mreC gene encoding rod shape-determining protein MreC, with translation MPRFFSNKKLIVLLTGLIVLVALIGYSLKDREDATVAEQFLHDTVGFFQRMFHTPAQYVAGFFETIDDIQNVYKENELLKSRLKDYAEVRTKYNQLKKDNDELRDQLDMGEHSKLSGYNQQLGTVIARPFDEWNQLLTINIGGQSGVHKGMAVKTSEGLVGRVTTVSQFTSVVSLITDPLSINQIPAAINGKKDINGMIEGYNSKQNVLLFKKLPVESNIKKGMEVITSGMGGVYPKSVYIGKVVSVNTESNGLSQTAKVKPAADFSNINYVHVLDRLAKSSKKEAKEDES, from the coding sequence ATGCCGCGTTTTTTTTCTAATAAAAAATTAATTGTATTGTTAACTGGGCTGATCGTTTTGGTAGCATTGATTGGATATTCATTAAAAGACCGCGAAGATGCGACAGTAGCTGAACAGTTTCTCCATGATACAGTTGGATTTTTTCAAAGAATGTTTCATACACCCGCACAATACGTTGCGGGTTTCTTTGAGACTATTGATGATATTCAAAATGTCTATAAAGAAAATGAACTGCTAAAATCGAGATTAAAGGATTATGCTGAAGTTCGCACTAAATATAATCAACTCAAAAAAGATAACGATGAACTTAGAGATCAGCTAGACATGGGTGAGCATTCCAAATTGTCGGGATATAACCAGCAATTGGGGACGGTTATTGCTCGTCCATTTGATGAGTGGAATCAGCTATTAACCATTAATATTGGCGGACAAAGTGGTGTACATAAAGGAATGGCTGTTAAAACAAGTGAAGGTTTAGTTGGAAGAGTGACAACAGTGAGTCAATTCACGAGTGTTGTGTCTTTGATTACCGATCCACTAAGTATTAATCAGATTCCCGCCGCTATCAATGGAAAAAAAGATATTAATGGCATGATTGAAGGTTACAATTCAAAGCAGAACGTCTTGTTATTTAAAAAGCTACCCGTCGAATCGAACATTAAAAAAGGGATGGAAGTTATCACATCCGGCATGGGAGGCGTTTATCCAAAAAGTGTTTATATTGGAAAAGTTGTAAGTGTCAATACGGAAAGCAACGGACTATCACAAACAGCGAAAGTGAAGCCGGCTGCTGATTTTTCGAATATCAATTATGTTCATGTTCTTGATCGTCTAGCTAAGTCGTCTAAGAAAGAAGCGAAGGAGGATGAGTCTTGA
- the minD gene encoding septum site-determining protein MinD, whose product MGEAIVITSGKGGVGKSTTTANLGTVLALQGKRVCLVDTDIGLRNLDVLMGLENRVIYDLVDAAEERCRVEQVLIKDKRFDALSLVPAAQTKDKSSVSPEQMKTIIEELKRDFDYVLIDCPAGIEQGFKNAVAGADQAIVVTTPEVSAVRDADRIIGLLEKEEQLAPPKLVVNRIRQHMVKSGEMLNVDDILQVLSIDLLGIVTDDEEVISSSNRGEPVALNPDTKVSIAYRNIGRRILGESVPLMAVDEPKGLFSKVKQLLGMR is encoded by the coding sequence ATGGGGGAAGCTATTGTTATTACATCAGGAAAAGGCGGTGTTGGTAAGTCAACGACAACGGCCAACTTAGGCACCGTCTTAGCCCTCCAAGGAAAACGGGTCTGTCTTGTTGATACAGATATCGGCCTACGGAACTTAGATGTTTTAATGGGGCTTGAAAATCGTGTGATCTATGATCTGGTTGATGCCGCTGAAGAGCGATGCCGGGTTGAGCAGGTTTTGATCAAAGACAAACGGTTTGACGCTTTAAGTTTGGTTCCGGCTGCTCAAACAAAGGACAAGTCCTCAGTAAGTCCGGAACAAATGAAAACCATTATTGAAGAATTAAAACGCGATTTTGATTATGTATTAATTGACTGTCCAGCCGGCATTGAACAAGGATTTAAGAACGCTGTCGCCGGTGCTGATCAAGCTATTGTCGTAACGACACCTGAGGTTTCAGCTGTTCGCGATGCTGATCGCATTATCGGCTTGCTGGAAAAGGAAGAACAACTGGCACCTCCAAAGCTCGTTGTTAATCGAATTCGTCAACATATGGTCAAATCCGGAGAGATGCTCAATGTTGATGATATTTTACAAGTTTTATCCATTGATTTACTTGGCATCGTGACAGACGATGAAGAAGTCATTTCCAGCTCCAATCGGGGTGAACCCGTTGCCTTGAATCCGGATACTAAAGTATCCATTGCCTATCGTAACATTGGCAGACGGATTCTAGGTGAATCTGTTCCGTTAATGGCTGTTGATGAGCCGAAGGGACTTTTTTCAAAAGTGAAGCAACTATTAGGAATGCGTTAA
- the minC gene encoding septum site-determining protein MinC, with product MSNKQPYITIKGKKDGLILVLDDRCSYDLLLEELKQTLDSQTVNQNEPLISVKVEMGNRYLTSDQEQVIKNIIREKKQLLVTEIQSNVITREECQEQLRKQQLHTLPKMVRSGQVEEIDGDLLLLGDVNPGGKVVATGNIYIMGSLRGLAHAGSQGNREATISASQMKPMQLQIANVWLNDEEDVGEDHQLMVSAYIDQTDEKISIDRIQNMMKKHSLTSSLS from the coding sequence ATGTCTAATAAACAACCGTATATAACTATAAAAGGGAAAAAAGATGGCCTTATTTTAGTGCTTGATGATCGTTGTTCATACGATTTATTGCTTGAGGAATTAAAGCAAACTTTAGACAGCCAAACCGTTAATCAAAATGAGCCGTTAATCTCTGTTAAGGTTGAAATGGGGAACCGCTACTTAACTTCGGATCAAGAACAAGTGATTAAAAATATTATTAGAGAAAAGAAACAACTGCTCGTGACAGAGATTCAATCCAATGTGATCACCAGAGAAGAGTGTCAAGAACAACTGCGCAAACAGCAACTTCATACACTTCCAAAAATGGTTAGATCAGGACAGGTTGAAGAAATTGACGGTGATTTGTTGTTATTGGGTGATGTTAATCCGGGGGGTAAGGTTGTTGCGACCGGTAATATTTACATTATGGGCTCACTTCGTGGATTAGCTCATGCTGGGAGTCAAGGGAACCGGGAAGCAACAATTTCAGCTTCACAGATGAAACCGATGCAGCTACAAATTGCCAATGTTTGGTTAAATGATGAAGAAGATGTTGGGGAAGATCATCAATTGATGGTGTCAGCCTATATTGATCAGACAGATGAGAAAATATCGATTGACCGAATCCAAAATATGATGAAGAAACATAGCCTAACTTCAAGCTTGTCATGA